One Oryza brachyantha chromosome 3, ObraRS2, whole genome shotgun sequence DNA segment encodes these proteins:
- the LOC102700413 gene encoding uncharacterized protein LOC102700413, protein MAMLQGGAAFAASSSSSSKRRNQQRRQRRKRAAARKKRGALASENTEEEHADTRGCQPDMSINKSENEDALSTQEDLPRKSGHNLEAVEADSCVESVNGASNQLVYSVGNNNQECPEAKNTRPAGISQHCVLGSDKASDHDTSSMAPQGSRFDVNGRFNGLHSTTEERLCQSTAREGFTRMSSTGYNPYGVEENRSTGSFVGEATLHNHFLHPQHVRGYIDNPFMIFPPVNPMNALDPFNQGFNFFQTGNLPPYGVPDVRHDVNMHYLGAMGNWGYGYGRTMDFTNVERNKQHMKEAAYLSTDYSNDCIRQTCLSQAYEQKPPIPLSPRLSLRGFRKKKLLILDLNGLLADINQDYHNAHMADAKVRGKLVFRRPYCHDFLSFCLQNFDLGIWSSRKRQNVDSVIDIIMRDFKPSLLFCWDMSKCTFTGQKTLENIHKPLVLKELRKLWNKEEPDLPWEEGDYSPSNTLLVDDSPYKALRNPPYTAIFPRPYSYLDCKDSSLGPGGDLRVYLEKLAVAEDVECYVRNNPFGQPFITQSDPNWSFYAQIAN, encoded by the exons ATGGCGATGCTCCAGGGCGgtgccgccttcgccgcctcctcctcctcctcgtcgaagCGACGGAACCAGCAGCGTAGGCAGCGGCGGAaacgcgccgccgcgaggaaGAAGCGGGGAGCCCTTGCCTCAG AGAACACTGAAGAGGAGCACGCTGATACTCGAGGATGCCAGCCTGACATGTCTATTAACAAGTCCGAAAACGAAGATGCCTTGTCAACTCAGGAAGATTTGCCCCGGAAATCAGGTCATAATTTGGAAGCAGTGGAAGCAGATTCGTGCGTTGAATCAGTAAATGGTGCCTCCAATCAGTTGGTGTATTCTGTTGGGAATAACAATCAGGAGTGCCCAGAAGCGAAGAACACTAGGCCGGCAGGGATTTCGCAACACTGCGTGTTGGGCTCCGACAAAGCTTCAGACCATGATACGTCTTCTATGGCACCGCAGGGTTCTAGATTTGATGTAAATGGCAGATTCAATGGCCTACACTCCACAACCGAAGAGAGGCTTTGTCAAAGCACAGCTCGTGAGGGTTTTACCCGGATGTCAAGTACTGGTTACAACCCTTATGGTGTAGAGGAGAACCGGAGCACAGGATCTTTTGTGGGAGAAGCTACCCTGCACAACCATTTTTTGCATCCACAACATGTTAGGGGTTACATAGACAAcccgtttatgatttttcctCCTGTAAACCCAATGAATGCATTAGATCCATTCAATCAAGGTTTTAACTTCTTCCAGACAGGAAATTTGCCCCCTTACGGTGTACCAGATGTCCGTCATGATGtaaacatgcattatttagGTGCCATGGGGAACTGGGGATATGGATATGGAAGAACTATGGATTTTACCAATGTAGAGAGAAATAAACAGCACATGAAAGAAGCAGCTTACTTGTCAACAGACTACAGTAATGACTGCATAAGGCAAACATGTTTATCTCAGGCGTATGAGCAAAAGCCTCCAATCCCCTTGTCACCAAGACTATCCTTGAGAGGGTTTCGCAAGAAAAAGCTTCTTATTCTAGATCTCAATGGTTTGCTTGCCGACATCAATCAAGATTACCACAATGCTCATATGGCTGATGCAAAGGTTCGAGGCAAACTAG TCTTCCGAAGACCTTACTGCCACGATTTTCTTAGTTTTTgcttacaaaattttgaccTAGGCATATGGTCCTCAAGAAAAAG GCAAAATGTTGATTCAGTCATTGATATCATCATGAGAGATTTCAAACCTTCCCTACTATTTTGTTGG GACATGTCTAAATGCACATTTACTGGACAAAAAACATTGGAGAACattcacaaaccactggtactGAAGGAATTGAGGAAACTGTGGAACAAGGAAGAACCTGATCTACCATGGGAGGAGGGGGACTATTCACCCTCTAATACACTACTTGTGGATGATTCTCCTTACAAGGCTCTGCGCAATCCG CCATATACTGCCATTTTCCCTCGCCCCTACAGTTATCTTGATTGCAAAGATAGTTCATTGG GTCCTGGTGGAGATCTTCGTGTTTATCTGGAGAAACTCGCTGTTGCAGAAGATGTTGAGTGCTACGTTCGCAACAATCCATTTGGCCAACCTTTCATCACACAGAGTGATCCAAACTGGAGCTTCTATGCTCAAATAGCTAACTAG